The window TCTTTTAATAACACGTCAAGGTTATCAAGTAATATTATTTGATCAATTTTTGGCAAAATACTTTTTTCAATTTCACCCTTTAAGTTTTTAAATAATGAGGAAGGATGTAACGGCATCCCTTCTTTTTGCAAGTCACTGCTTCCACCCTGGATGGAGTCCAACTGTTCAGAAACAATACTTAACAATGATGTATTTTTCCAAATGCCTTTTTGTTCTCCGACCAGGTTTCTAAGAGTTACTAGGAAATCAGGTTTTACATTCTCAGAAGTGTAGGCAATTACTAGGTTAATAGAATTAAATGCCAACGAAAAAGTCTTATACTCTTCACCAAACTCATGTTTATATGTAAAATCTTTTGACCCCTGTATTTTCCCTAGAGCGTTTACAAGGTGACTGATGTCCGTTTCTTTATCAAGTTGTAGATAATATCGATCTCCTGCTTTTAAACCAACTTCTTTAAAATAGTTTACTAAAAGGGATGAAATGTAGTTATAAAACTGGTTTGACATACTGAGAATCACCACTATCGCTTTTTTTGTCCAAAATATTCAAGTTATCCAATAAGGTTATTATTTCTTTTTTTGAATAACGATCAAACTTTAAACCTCTTTTTTCAAACTCTTTAAATAGTTCGTTTAAGGGTATTCTGTTATCTTTAACAGCAACAGCTGTCATTAAAAGTAGAAAGTCTTGTTTTACATTTAGTACCGGTCCAAGGCTTCCTCTATTTTTTATAAATTGGTTTGCTCCCAAATCATCTATATTGCCACCGTACCTGTCGGCAACATCAGAACTGGTACCTTCTTTTACACACTCAAATAGGACTTTAAAAGCACTTGGCAGATCAGATGAATTGTCGGCGATTTTTATCTTACCTTTGAAAGCCCATAGTTGATATTTTTCAATCCAATTTTTTACATCAATTAAAAAGTCTTTTTCGAAATCTAAACCATTGCTTTGAACTAATTTTAATAATCTACTATAAGGAATAAACGAAATGCCCTCGTTACTTTCCCCTAAAGGCTTATTCAAAGAATTATGGCTAAGCTGTGAAATTGTGTGTATATGAGGAAAGAGGTTAGGTGCATGTTCCTTCACAAATTTATATCCTTCTATTGGATCGGCTGCCATTCTTCTCTTAGTAAGAGATTCCCACTCTAAAGCAAAATAAAATGGCTTTACTTCTTCTAAATCTGCATCCGTAAATCGTTCAAATTGAAACAAAAGTTGAATTGAATACATAAAAACATAGTAGTGTGTTAATAATGGAAATGCTGTAAGAAAATAATCCTTATATTTACTAATATAGAAAAGGTCCTCTTGATATAACTTTCTTAAAGGTTCAAGTAAAGGTTGATACTGTTGATTAGAGTTTGGCTCAACAGCTTTCTCAAAATCACTTAACTTCTCGAGAATTAATTCTGTTAAAATATCATCTGTCTTTTTATTTTTGAATACTTGTTTAATTTTATCATTTTCCCCTACTAGTGTTTCACTCATAAATAGTGCATACTTTCCGAATTCATTTTTTAACTTTTTATCCAATTTCATGTAATTAAATAAAAAGGGATGGATCGGTTTAATTTCATCTTGATTAAATAGATACTGATCAAGAAAACGAACAAAATCAGCTACTGCTTCCTCATTATCATTAAAATCCACAGTTTCTGCGATATACTCGCTGAGTTCATTTTCAGTTTCTGATACATATAAATCCTTTTTCTTAATGGCTTTTTCATTAAAAGTAACACCACTAACGTTTCTAATATATTCTCCCATAACTTTATTAAATTGGTCTCTTATTGCACGAGTCCTCTTAGTTAAAAACGGCAAAACATCTAGAGCGTTTCCGGTGTCATGTTTATTCTTTTTTTTCAACAATTCATCAAGATACTCAACATGGAGAATTCCAGGCATAATTTAACTACTCCCTTTCAAATACAAAGGCATCAAAGCTATCTCTTTTAATCGTATAAAATCTCTTGTCTTTAGGGAAAACGATGAGTAATTCTTTTTGTTTTTCTCCAAAATTCATTAGTTTCTCTAAAAACTCAACAAATTTAATGGCGTCTTCTTCATCTCTTTTATTAGGCCTGTAGCCATTTTGCACCTTAAATAATAACTCATAAAGCTGAAAATCTATTTCCAGTAAAATTTTCTTACTCGAATCCCCCCCATGATAAGCTAATATGATTGAGGATTTAAATGTATTTAAAACATCGTTCGTAGTTGTTATTAGATGGTCAACTGACGGGCAAAGTTCAAGTTTTTGAGCCAGCCGGTATTTTTCACTAGGCTTGTCCAAATAAATATAATCTTTTTTCGGGCTTCCTTTCCATTTGAAAATTGCAGACTTCATTTCATCATAAAATGCTCTTATTTTTCTTTTGTCCCCAGAATTAAAATAGTATAGATTTTTTAGAAAGTTAATGTAACTAATATCTTTTAATTCATTGGCAAATTCCTTATTTGTTAAGAAAGAGATCCTAATAAATGATTCAAAAAATAGGTTAAAAGAATGCTCGGTTAAATCACTTCTAGATAAAAAAGGCTTAAGTAATGATACAAATACTTGATCTTGAATATACTCTCTAATTTTCGAGTCCCAATCGGTAATAGTATTTAACTCAATAACTAGTCCATCAATTACTGAAGATCTTATGTGAATCGGATCAATATCGCTAATAGCTTGTAAAATAAATGATCTTTCTTTTCGGTCAAATAATAAATTGGATAAGGAGTAATTTAATTTCTCGAAATCGGTTAATAAAGATACATTCTGTAAATTATCTGGAATTAGTATATCAGAAATAAAATTCAAAAATGCACGAGCAGAGATAACAAGTTTCTTTTGAACTATGGTTTGGATAACAAGCTGAACTACTTGTTCCTGTACATTTTTATTTGATAACATTTTATAATTTTCATGAACCATAGTAGTTATATTGTTTTTCTCGTCTTCTAAAAGTGCTAAATAAAAAGGATTATCACTACTAGAATTGACGATTTTCTCAATTAAAGTTGAATAAAAAGTTGATATCGGTCCATTACTAGTTAATTCATAAGCGTGGTAGTCACCAAAACTAAGAAGATCAAATACTTCCTCGCTATAGTGGGTAGTTATATTTTGTGAAAACAAATCACTTTTATCAACAAATTTACTCAATTGATTATAGGTAAATTTATTATGCGGAGCATTTATAAAATTGTGAAGTACTCCCATATTAATTGCTAGAATCACCTTATCATTTGAACTACTATAATGCTGATCTGAGAAACCACTTAAGATTTCTTCAAGAGTTTCTAGGGAGTTTTTGTTAGGTGAAAAACTTTCGGTTGCATCGTTAAATATAGTATATTCATCAATTAAATCAGGTCTCTTTTTCTTTAAATAAGCTAATAAATGAGATTTACCATCGCCTACACTACCGCATAACAAAATAAGGTTCGCTCCATCACGGTTTTTATTCCGTTCTAAAATGTTTTCCAAATCCTCTTGGATGTTTCTTTTTACATGAAGGTAATCCTTAAATTTGCTAAATTGACTCGCATTCTCAATAGCTTCCTGTGAAGATTCACGAAGTCTTTTTATTTCTCTAACTAAATAACTTTCCCCTAGTCCTAAATTTTTTGTTAATATATTATTTGTAAGAGATTTACTATTTTCTTGTGGCGTAGTTTCTCCGTTATGATTTTTTTCCTCGCCATGTTCTTCCTCAGGTTTTTCTTCCTTACTTTTTTTAAGAGTTTCAAATATATTAGGTCCTAGCAGGTCGAAAATTTGATTTTTCACTATTTCCGCAACATTTTCTTTCTTAGGCGGTTTTGGAGGTTCATATGAATTTACTTGTATTTGTTTTAATGAATAGACTTCAGTAAACCAAACCCCTAATTTATGCATCTCTTTATGTAATTTAAATGCTTCAGTAATATCATTAAATTTTGGGTCATGTGCTGCTTTATTTCCTATTAATCGGATGGTATCAAATGACCGCTGTATTTCTGCAGGTAAGAAGTCTTCCTTAGCAAGTAAATTTATTTTGTCGTAAAATGTTGCTTGATAAGGAATTTCTACCCCTTCAAATTTGAAGACTTCACCAAGTATATTTTCTGCAAATAACCTAGCCTTAATAACAGAACTACTAGGATCTTCGAATAATAACTCCTCCATCTTCTTGGCACTTGAAGCTGCTTCAGGTACAAGATCCTCTAAAAAATCCAAGAAATAATTCTGACTCACTTTCCACTAACCTCCGTCTTGTTCTTTCTATTTATATTATCATATAAAAAATATATTTTTCCGCAAATATAAACCATAACTACATAATAGTACCATCTATTTGGAAATTAGAATATTTGTTCGTAATACTTGTCTAAATTTACATAAAAACTTATAATCATATTATAAAATACGTACGTAAAAGGAGAATAAGTTTATGGATGCTACCTTTAGCTATAATTTTCCTGCTATTAGAGGAATACAAGCTAATAAAGAATATTTTGTTGCAATGTGTCCTCTACGCATTATTCCGAAAATATTTTTATTTGATGAGGAAGAGATCCCGCCAGAACATAGAGCGCAAAGGATTCTAAATAAATCAAGGATCCCTGATATAACAAATTACATATTAGAGAACCAGAACGATTATGTCTTTTCTTCTATTACTGCTTCTGTAGATGGTGAATTAGAGTTTGTACCATATAATAATGACCCTTCTTCTAGAGATTTGGGTCAACTAAGAATTGCATTGGATGCTAGGTTCCTAATCAATGATGGACAGCACCGACGAGCAGCTATTGAGGAAGCATTAAAAATTTCACCCGAATTGGGTAATGAAACAATATCGGTTGTCTTCTTCCATGATGAGGGGTTAAAAAAATCCCAACAAATATTTTCAGATTTAAATAGACACGCGGTAAATACTACCTCATCGATTGGTATTCTTTATGACCATAGAGACCGTATTGCCATGGTTACCAAGGAAGTCATAATCTCAACTCCTTTACTTCACCGGTATACAGATAAGGAGAGGGTGTCTTTATCAAAAAACTCTCCTAAAATACTTGCTTTAAATCATGTTTTTAATACAAACCTTAAATTATTGGGAAAAACAAAAGGTGATAATATTAATATAGTAGAGGAAGAATTTCTAAGAGAATTTTGGGGTCTTTTATGCTCTTCTATTGTAGAATGGAATTTGGTGTTTAATAAAGAGCTTACTCCTCGCGACTTAAGAACCAATTATATAGTGGGTCACGGGATTTTTATTGAAGCAATGGGGTTAGTAGGGAATTATTTAAGAAACTATTATCCAACTGATTGGAAAAACTATATTAAAAAGTTGTCAAAGATTGACTGGAGTCGAAATAATGTAGGCGATTGGCTTGGCAGGTCTTTTAATCAAAATGGACGAATTCAAAAAACTTCGTACACCATTCAACTTACGTCAAATCGGATAAAGCAATTGATTGGTCTACCATTAACCGAATCAGAACAAGAACTCGAAAATAAATTTTTCGAAGGAGTTAAATAAATATGGATGGAATTATTAGTAATTTATTATCAAAAAAGCAGCCATTGATTGATCAAGCAAAGGAACAAATAAAGAATGCTTATAAGCTCGACAGTCGCCCATGGGTGGTAGGATATTCGGGAGGAAAAGATTCAACTGTAGTTGTACAGTTAGTTTTTGAAGCTTTAGGCGAAATGGACAAAGAAGAGCTTCATAAAAAGGTCTATGTGATTTCTTCGGATACTCTCGTGGAAACTCCTCTAATTATCAATTCAATAAATCAAACACTTAGAAGGATACAAGATGAAGCGCTAAAGAGGAATTTACCATTTGAAACCCATAAAGTTAAACCAATTGTAAAAAATTCGTTTTGGGTGAATATCATTGGCAAGGGTTATCCTACTCCTAACCAGCAATTTAGATGGTGTACTGACCGTCTGAAAATTGATCCTGCAAATCAATTTATTATGGACAAAGTCTCTTCTTTTGGTGAGGTGATAATGGTTTTAGGTGTTCGGGAAGATGAAAGTGCAACTCGAGGAAATGTAATTCGATCACATACGGTTGACGGTAAACTTTTCATGAAACACTCTACATTATCAAATGCATACGTTTATGCTCCTATTCGTGATTTTACTGTGGATGATGTATGGAATTATCTTCTTAACCATCCATCTCCTTGGGGAGATGACAACCATGATTTACACCGGCTTTACCAAGATTCCAGTAGTGGGGAATGCCCTTTAGTGGTTGACAAAAACATTAAAGAAAGTGCAGGCTCTTGCGGAAACAGCCGATTTGGTTGCTGGGTTTGTACTGTAGTGAACGAAGATAAAGCTCTCACTGGATTTATACAAAGCGGTCACGATTGGATGAAACCATTATTGGATTATCGAAACTGGTTATCTAGTATCCGTGATGACCGGACTAAAAGAATGCGGTATAGAATGAACGGTCAAATTTACTTTAAAGATGTAAGAATGGAAGACATTGATGGTATTAAATCTGTTATTATTCCTAAAAAATCGGGCAGAGCTAGGCAAGTAATTAAATTTGAAAAATTCAAGGTTGTACCTAGAGATGAATTAAAAGCATACGTAGAAGAAAATAATATCGATTTAAGCGCTCCAGAAGACCATTTG is drawn from Bacillus sp. FJAT-18017 and contains these coding sequences:
- the dptG gene encoding DNA phosphorothioation-dependent restriction protein DptG, encoding MPGILHVEYLDELLKKKNKHDTGNALDVLPFLTKRTRAIRDQFNKVMGEYIRNVSGVTFNEKAIKKKDLYVSETENELSEYIAETVDFNDNEEAVADFVRFLDQYLFNQDEIKPIHPFLFNYMKLDKKLKNEFGKYALFMSETLVGENDKIKQVFKNKKTDDILTELILEKLSDFEKAVEPNSNQQYQPLLEPLRKLYQEDLFYISKYKDYFLTAFPLLTHYYVFMYSIQLLFQFERFTDADLEEVKPFYFALEWESLTKRRMAADPIEGYKFVKEHAPNLFPHIHTISQLSHNSLNKPLGESNEGISFIPYSRLLKLVQSNGLDFEKDFLIDVKNWIEKYQLWAFKGKIKIADNSSDLPSAFKVLFECVKEGTSSDVADRYGGNIDDLGANQFIKNRGSLGPVLNVKQDFLLLMTAVAVKDNRIPLNELFKEFEKRGLKFDRYSKKEIITLLDNLNILDKKSDSGDSQYVKPVL
- the dndB gene encoding DNA sulfur modification protein DndB; its protein translation is MDATFSYNFPAIRGIQANKEYFVAMCPLRIIPKIFLFDEEEIPPEHRAQRILNKSRIPDITNYILENQNDYVFSSITASVDGELEFVPYNNDPSSRDLGQLRIALDARFLINDGQHRRAAIEEALKISPELGNETISVVFFHDEGLKKSQQIFSDLNRHAVNTTSSIGILYDHRDRIAMVTKEVIISTPLLHRYTDKERVSLSKNSPKILALNHVFNTNLKLLGKTKGDNINIVEEEFLREFWGLLCSSIVEWNLVFNKELTPRDLRTNYIVGHGIFIEAMGLVGNYLRNYYPTDWKNYIKKLSKIDWSRNNVGDWLGRSFNQNGRIQKTSYTIQLTSNRIKQLIGLPLTESEQELENKFFEGVK
- the dndC gene encoding DNA phosphorothioation system sulfurtransferase DndC, with the translated sequence MDGIISNLLSKKQPLIDQAKEQIKNAYKLDSRPWVVGYSGGKDSTVVVQLVFEALGEMDKEELHKKVYVISSDTLVETPLIINSINQTLRRIQDEALKRNLPFETHKVKPIVKNSFWVNIIGKGYPTPNQQFRWCTDRLKIDPANQFIMDKVSSFGEVIMVLGVREDESATRGNVIRSHTVDGKLFMKHSTLSNAYVYAPIRDFTVDDVWNYLLNHPSPWGDDNHDLHRLYQDSSSGECPLVVDKNIKESAGSCGNSRFGCWVCTVVNEDKALTGFIQSGHDWMKPLLDYRNWLSSIRDDRTKRMRYRMNGQIYFKDVRMEDIDGIKSVIIPKKSGRARQVIKFEKFKVVPRDELKAYVEENNIDLSAPEDHLILVSYEEEGLDGQKATKYAQLGLGPFTMEARKEMLIKLLEVQRDLKHPEDPNYELISNEELKAIRRIWFKNGVWEDEIPVIFKDIMGYSLDWEIDDRPLFDKEQISDLELIAEQYKVDINVIKKLVSIEKNYAGYKVRRGLMDEIGKALKQDYLHL
- the dptF gene encoding DNA phosphorothioation-dependent restriction protein DptF, whose product is MSQNYFLDFLEDLVPEAASSAKKMEELLFEDPSSSVIKARLFAENILGEVFKFEGVEIPYQATFYDKINLLAKEDFLPAEIQRSFDTIRLIGNKAAHDPKFNDITEAFKLHKEMHKLGVWFTEVYSLKQIQVNSYEPPKPPKKENVAEIVKNQIFDLLGPNIFETLKKSKEEKPEEEHGEEKNHNGETTPQENSKSLTNNILTKNLGLGESYLVREIKRLRESSQEAIENASQFSKFKDYLHVKRNIQEDLENILERNKNRDGANLILLCGSVGDGKSHLLAYLKKKRPDLIDEYTIFNDATESFSPNKNSLETLEEILSGFSDQHYSSSNDKVILAINMGVLHNFINAPHNKFTYNQLSKFVDKSDLFSQNITTHYSEEVFDLLSFGDYHAYELTSNGPISTFYSTLIEKIVNSSSDNPFYLALLEDEKNNITTMVHENYKMLSNKNVQEQVVQLVIQTIVQKKLVISARAFLNFISDILIPDNLQNVSLLTDFEKLNYSLSNLLFDRKERSFILQAISDIDPIHIRSSVIDGLVIELNTITDWDSKIREYIQDQVFVSLLKPFLSRSDLTEHSFNLFFESFIRISFLTNKEFANELKDISYINFLKNLYYFNSGDKRKIRAFYDEMKSAIFKWKGSPKKDYIYLDKPSEKYRLAQKLELCPSVDHLITTTNDVLNTFKSSIILAYHGGDSSKKILLEIDFQLYELLFKVQNGYRPNKRDEEDAIKFVEFLEKLMNFGEKQKELLIVFPKDKRFYTIKRDSFDAFVFERE